A genomic stretch from Croceibacterium aestuarii includes:
- a CDS encoding copper-transporting P-type ATPase: protein MSTYVCPMHPEVRQEGPGDCPKCGMHLEPEHEAAKDDGHSHCSGHAGAGEADGGKYDLVPAGYVGPVYTCPMHPQVRQTHAGSCPICGMGLELESAAMVADAPNPELVDFTRRFWIGAVLTLPLLLLTMGPLIGLGSLRESLGERTAMWIEFALGTPVVLWCGWPFLVRGWKSFRTRNLNMFSLIAMGVIAAYIFSVVAVLTPGIFPDGFRNAEGHVGVYFEAAAVIVTLVLLGQVMELRAREGTGKAIRALLDLAAKTATRINPDGSEEELELEDVAVGDRLRVRPGDKVPVDGIVVDGRSSVDESMISGEPVPVEKTAGDTLTGATINGTGSLVMEARRIGSDTMLAQIVGMVAAAQRSRAPIQKYADKVAGWFVPAVIGVAVLAFVGWAVFGPSPSLAYALVAAVSVLIIACPCALGLATPMSIMTATGRGAQVGVLIKNAESLERFEKIDTLIVDKTGTLTEGKPRLVAVVPAGDEEETEVLRLAASLERGSEHPLAEAIVSGAQERGLVLADASDFDAITGKGVKGTVDGRAVALGNQALLEDLGLAGGDLVDKANARRDQGETVMFVAVDGRLAGLVSVADPVKETTPAALKELHELGLRIIMVTGDNERTARAVAARVGIDEIRADVLPEDKARIIRELQAGGAKVAMAGDGVNDAPALAQADVGIAMGTGADVAIESAGITLVKGNLDGIVRARRLAHATMSNIRQNLFFALIYNGAGVPVAAGVLYPVMGLLISPMFAAFAMSASSISVVLNSLRLRTARV, encoded by the coding sequence ATGAGCACCTATGTCTGCCCGATGCACCCGGAAGTTCGCCAGGAGGGTCCGGGAGATTGCCCGAAGTGCGGCATGCATCTGGAGCCGGAGCATGAGGCCGCGAAGGATGACGGTCACTCTCACTGCAGCGGACACGCGGGCGCAGGCGAAGCGGATGGCGGGAAATACGATCTGGTTCCGGCAGGCTATGTGGGACCGGTCTATACCTGCCCGATGCACCCGCAGGTGCGGCAGACGCATGCCGGATCCTGCCCGATCTGCGGCATGGGCCTCGAACTCGAATCGGCGGCAATGGTCGCCGACGCGCCGAACCCGGAACTGGTGGACTTCACCCGCCGGTTCTGGATCGGTGCGGTTCTGACCCTGCCGCTCCTGCTCCTCACCATGGGGCCGCTCATCGGGCTGGGAAGCTTGCGTGAGAGCCTCGGCGAGCGAACCGCGATGTGGATCGAATTCGCGCTCGGCACGCCGGTTGTCCTGTGGTGCGGCTGGCCGTTCCTCGTGCGCGGCTGGAAGTCGTTCCGGACGCGAAACCTCAACATGTTCTCGCTGATCGCGATGGGCGTGATCGCGGCGTATATCTTCAGCGTAGTGGCCGTTTTGACGCCCGGCATATTCCCGGATGGATTCCGCAATGCGGAAGGGCACGTCGGGGTCTATTTCGAAGCGGCTGCGGTGATCGTCACGCTGGTCCTGCTCGGCCAGGTGATGGAGCTCCGCGCGCGCGAGGGCACCGGCAAGGCCATCCGCGCGCTGCTCGACCTTGCCGCCAAGACGGCTACGCGTATCAACCCCGACGGCAGCGAGGAGGAACTTGAACTCGAGGATGTCGCGGTGGGCGATAGGCTGCGGGTACGCCCGGGCGACAAGGTCCCGGTCGATGGAATCGTGGTCGACGGCCGCTCCTCGGTCGACGAGAGCATGATCTCGGGCGAGCCCGTACCGGTCGAGAAGACCGCGGGCGACACGCTGACGGGAGCGACGATCAACGGCACGGGCAGCCTTGTGATGGAAGCCCGGCGGATCGGGTCCGACACGATGCTGGCGCAGATCGTCGGCATGGTTGCGGCTGCACAGCGCTCGCGCGCGCCGATCCAGAAATATGCCGACAAGGTGGCCGGCTGGTTCGTGCCGGCGGTGATCGGCGTCGCGGTGCTGGCCTTCGTGGGCTGGGCGGTCTTCGGGCCTTCACCATCCCTGGCCTATGCGCTGGTGGCGGCGGTCTCCGTTCTCATCATCGCATGTCCCTGCGCGCTCGGCCTCGCCACGCCAATGTCGATCATGACCGCCACCGGGCGCGGCGCGCAGGTCGGCGTGCTGATCAAGAACGCCGAGAGCCTCGAACGGTTCGAGAAGATCGACACGCTGATTGTCGACAAGACCGGAACGCTGACCGAAGGGAAGCCCCGCCTCGTCGCGGTCGTGCCTGCAGGCGACGAAGAGGAGACCGAGGTGCTGCGTCTGGCTGCATCGCTCGAGCGCGGATCGGAGCACCCGTTGGCGGAAGCTATCGTAAGCGGCGCGCAAGAACGCGGACTGGTCCTGGCCGACGCCAGCGATTTCGATGCGATTACTGGCAAGGGGGTGAAGGGCACGGTCGACGGGCGTGCTGTCGCGCTCGGCAACCAGGCGCTGCTCGAAGACTTGGGGCTCGCTGGCGGGGATCTCGTCGACAAGGCCAATGCACGGCGGGATCAGGGCGAAACGGTGATGTTCGTCGCGGTTGACGGCAGGCTTGCAGGCCTCGTCAGCGTGGCGGACCCGGTCAAGGAGACGACCCCCGCCGCGCTCAAGGAACTGCACGAGCTTGGCCTGCGCATCATCATGGTGACGGGCGACAACGAAAGGACCGCAAGAGCCGTCGCCGCACGCGTCGGGATCGACGAGATCCGCGCGGACGTTTTGCCCGAGGACAAGGCGCGCATCATCCGCGAACTCCAGGCCGGCGGCGCGAAGGTCGCGATGGCGGGCGACGGCGTGAACGACGCCCCCGCGCTGGCGCAGGCCGATGTCGGCATTGCGATGGGCACTGGCGCCGATGTCGCGATCGAGAGCGCCGGGATCACGCTGGTGAAGGGCAATCTCGACGGGATCGTGCGAGCACGCCGACTTGCCCACGCTACAATGAGCAATATCCGCCAGAACCTGTTCTTTGCCTTGATCTACAATGGAGCCGGCGTGCCGGTGGCGGCGGGCGTACTCTATCCGGTCATGGGGCTGCTCATCAGCCCGATGTTCGCCGCTTTCGCGATGAGCGCTTCTTCGATCTCCGTCGTGCTGAACTCGCTGCGCCTGCGCACGGCGCGCGTGTGA